The following coding sequences are from one Carassius auratus strain Wakin chromosome 15, ASM336829v1, whole genome shotgun sequence window:
- the LOC113115332 gene encoding SH3 domain-binding glutamic acid-rich-like protein isoform X7, whose protein sequence is MVIKVFLASSSGSTAIKKKQQDVVGFLEALKIDYAPLDIASNEDNRMWMRENVPGEKKPTNGIPLPPQIFNEEMYCGDYDTFFEAKEDNTVYEFLGLTPPPGSKEAQQAEKAQKLHNGSGTEEDLDDDTTKKDLVEAEQNGDAHTEEDSGEKAETDAQEENAEEKEPAEEDEESRKVAEEEEQEEGEEDREEEEQASEED, encoded by the exons ATGGTCATTAAAGTCTTCCTGGCGTCCTCCTCTGGATCGACGGCG ATCAAAAAGAAACAGCAAGATGTTGTCGGGTTTCTTGAGGCCCTTAAAATCGATTACGCGCCGCTTGACATTGCTTCAAACGAGGACAACCGGATGTGGATGAGGGAAAATGTCCCTGGAGAAAAGAAGCCCACCAATGGAATTCCTCTTCCTCCACAGATTTTCAATGAGGAGATGTATTGTGGG GACTATGACACATTCTTTGAAGCCAAAGAGGACAACACAGTTTATGAATTTTTGGGTCTGACACCTCCACCAGGATCTAAG GAGGCACAACAAGCGGAAAAAGCACAAAAGCTTCATAATGGATCTGGCACAGAGGAAGATCTTGATGATGACACAACA AAAAAAGACCTCGTAGAGGCTGAGCAGAATGGAGATGCACACACGGAAGAAGATTCAGGCGAGAAGGCAGAGACAGATGCTCAAGAAGAGAACGCAGAAGAGAAGGAACCAGCAGAAGAAGACGAAGAGAGT agaaaGGTGGCTGAGGAGGAAGAGCAG GAGGAAGGAGAAGAGGACAGG GAGGAAGAGGAACAAGCCTCAGAG
- the LOC113115332 gene encoding SH3 domain-binding glutamic acid-rich-like protein isoform X8, with the protein MVIKVFLASSSGSTAIKKKQQDVVGFLEALKIDYAPLDIASNEDNRMWMRENVPGEKKPTNGIPLPPQIFNEEMYCGDYDTFFEAKEDNTVYEFLGLTPPPGSKEAQQAEKAQKLHNGSGTEEDLDDDTTKKDLVEAEQNGDAHTEEDSGEKAETDAQEENAEEKEPAEEDEESRKVAEEEEQEEGEEDRED; encoded by the exons ATGGTCATTAAAGTCTTCCTGGCGTCCTCCTCTGGATCGACGGCG ATCAAAAAGAAACAGCAAGATGTTGTCGGGTTTCTTGAGGCCCTTAAAATCGATTACGCGCCGCTTGACATTGCTTCAAACGAGGACAACCGGATGTGGATGAGGGAAAATGTCCCTGGAGAAAAGAAGCCCACCAATGGAATTCCTCTTCCTCCACAGATTTTCAATGAGGAGATGTATTGTGGG GACTATGACACATTCTTTGAAGCCAAAGAGGACAACACAGTTTATGAATTTTTGGGTCTGACACCTCCACCAGGATCTAAG GAGGCACAACAAGCGGAAAAAGCACAAAAGCTTCATAATGGATCTGGCACAGAGGAAGATCTTGATGATGACACAACA AAAAAAGACCTCGTAGAGGCTGAGCAGAATGGAGATGCACACACGGAAGAAGATTCAGGCGAGAAGGCAGAGACAGATGCTCAAGAAGAGAACGCAGAAGAGAAGGAACCAGCAGAAGAAGACGAAGAGAGT agaaaGGTGGCTGAGGAGGAAGAGCAG GAGGAAGGAGAAGAGGACAGG
- the LOC113115332 gene encoding SH3 domain-binding glutamic acid-rich-like protein isoform X9, whose amino-acid sequence MVIKVFLASSSGSTAIKKKQQDVVGFLEALKIDYAPLDIASNEDNRMWMRENVPGEKKPTNGIPLPPQIFNEEMYCGDYDTFFEAKEDNTVYEFLGLTPPPGSKEAQQAEKAQKLHNGSGTEEDLDDDTTRKVAEEEEQEEGEEDRVEDNHLVSEAEDDLVSEEEEELRELEEEEEQASEED is encoded by the exons ATGGTCATTAAAGTCTTCCTGGCGTCCTCCTCTGGATCGACGGCG ATCAAAAAGAAACAGCAAGATGTTGTCGGGTTTCTTGAGGCCCTTAAAATCGATTACGCGCCGCTTGACATTGCTTCAAACGAGGACAACCGGATGTGGATGAGGGAAAATGTCCCTGGAGAAAAGAAGCCCACCAATGGAATTCCTCTTCCTCCACAGATTTTCAATGAGGAGATGTATTGTGGG GACTATGACACATTCTTTGAAGCCAAAGAGGACAACACAGTTTATGAATTTTTGGGTCTGACACCTCCACCAGGATCTAAG GAGGCACAACAAGCGGAAAAAGCACAAAAGCTTCATAATGGATCTGGCACAGAGGAAGATCTTGATGATGACACAACA agaaaGGTGGCTGAGGAGGAAGAGCAG GAGGAAGGAGAAGAGGACAGG GTTGAGGACAATCATCTGGTCTCAGAG GCAGAAGATGATTTGGTGTCTGAG GAGGAAGAAGAACTCAGAGAGCTTGAG GAGGAAGAGGAACAAGCCTCAGAG
- the LOC113115332 gene encoding SH3 domain-binding glutamic acid-rich-like protein isoform X6: protein MVIKVFLASSSGSTAIKKKQQDVVGFLEALKIDYAPLDIASNEDNRMWMRENVPGEKKPTNGIPLPPQIFNEEMYCGDYDTFFEAKEDNTVYEFLGLTPPPGSKEAQQAEKAQKLHNGSGTEEDLDDDTTKKDLVEAEQNGDAHTEEDSGEKAETDAQEENAEEKEPAEEDEESRKVAEEEEQEEGEEDRAEDDLVSEEEEEQASEED, encoded by the exons ATGGTCATTAAAGTCTTCCTGGCGTCCTCCTCTGGATCGACGGCG ATCAAAAAGAAACAGCAAGATGTTGTCGGGTTTCTTGAGGCCCTTAAAATCGATTACGCGCCGCTTGACATTGCTTCAAACGAGGACAACCGGATGTGGATGAGGGAAAATGTCCCTGGAGAAAAGAAGCCCACCAATGGAATTCCTCTTCCTCCACAGATTTTCAATGAGGAGATGTATTGTGGG GACTATGACACATTCTTTGAAGCCAAAGAGGACAACACAGTTTATGAATTTTTGGGTCTGACACCTCCACCAGGATCTAAG GAGGCACAACAAGCGGAAAAAGCACAAAAGCTTCATAATGGATCTGGCACAGAGGAAGATCTTGATGATGACACAACA AAAAAAGACCTCGTAGAGGCTGAGCAGAATGGAGATGCACACACGGAAGAAGATTCAGGCGAGAAGGCAGAGACAGATGCTCAAGAAGAGAACGCAGAAGAGAAGGAACCAGCAGAAGAAGACGAAGAGAGT agaaaGGTGGCTGAGGAGGAAGAGCAG GAGGAAGGAGAAGAGGACAGG GCAGAAGATGATTTGGTGTCTGAG GAGGAAGAGGAACAAGCCTCAGAG
- the LOC113115332 gene encoding SH3 domain-binding glutamic acid-rich-like protein isoform X4, with protein sequence MVIKVFLASSSGSTAIKKKQQDVVGFLEALKIDYAPLDIASNEDNRMWMRENVPGEKKPTNGIPLPPQIFNEEMYCGDYDTFFEAKEDNTVYEFLGLTPPPGSKEAQQAEKAQKLHNGSGTEEDLDDDTTKKDLVEAEQNGDAHTEEDSGEKAETDAQEENAEEKEPAEEDEESRKVAEEEEQEEGEEDREEEELRELEEEEEQASEED encoded by the exons ATGGTCATTAAAGTCTTCCTGGCGTCCTCCTCTGGATCGACGGCG ATCAAAAAGAAACAGCAAGATGTTGTCGGGTTTCTTGAGGCCCTTAAAATCGATTACGCGCCGCTTGACATTGCTTCAAACGAGGACAACCGGATGTGGATGAGGGAAAATGTCCCTGGAGAAAAGAAGCCCACCAATGGAATTCCTCTTCCTCCACAGATTTTCAATGAGGAGATGTATTGTGGG GACTATGACACATTCTTTGAAGCCAAAGAGGACAACACAGTTTATGAATTTTTGGGTCTGACACCTCCACCAGGATCTAAG GAGGCACAACAAGCGGAAAAAGCACAAAAGCTTCATAATGGATCTGGCACAGAGGAAGATCTTGATGATGACACAACA AAAAAAGACCTCGTAGAGGCTGAGCAGAATGGAGATGCACACACGGAAGAAGATTCAGGCGAGAAGGCAGAGACAGATGCTCAAGAAGAGAACGCAGAAGAGAAGGAACCAGCAGAAGAAGACGAAGAGAGT agaaaGGTGGCTGAGGAGGAAGAGCAG GAGGAAGGAGAAGAGGACAGG GAGGAAGAAGAACTCAGAGAGCTTGAG GAGGAAGAGGAACAAGCCTCAGAG
- the LOC113115332 gene encoding SH3 domain-binding glutamic acid-rich-like protein isoform X11 translates to MVIKVFLASSSGSTAIKKKQQDVVGFLEALKIDYAPLDIASNEDNRMWMRENVPGEKKPTNGIPLPPQIFNEEMYCGDYDTFFEAKEDNTVYEFLGLTPPPGSKEAQQAEKAQKLHNGSGTEEDLDDDTTRKVAEEEEQEEGEEDREEEELRELEEEEEQASEED, encoded by the exons ATGGTCATTAAAGTCTTCCTGGCGTCCTCCTCTGGATCGACGGCG ATCAAAAAGAAACAGCAAGATGTTGTCGGGTTTCTTGAGGCCCTTAAAATCGATTACGCGCCGCTTGACATTGCTTCAAACGAGGACAACCGGATGTGGATGAGGGAAAATGTCCCTGGAGAAAAGAAGCCCACCAATGGAATTCCTCTTCCTCCACAGATTTTCAATGAGGAGATGTATTGTGGG GACTATGACACATTCTTTGAAGCCAAAGAGGACAACACAGTTTATGAATTTTTGGGTCTGACACCTCCACCAGGATCTAAG GAGGCACAACAAGCGGAAAAAGCACAAAAGCTTCATAATGGATCTGGCACAGAGGAAGATCTTGATGATGACACAACA agaaaGGTGGCTGAGGAGGAAGAGCAG GAGGAAGGAGAAGAGGACAGG GAGGAAGAAGAACTCAGAGAGCTTGAG GAGGAAGAGGAACAAGCCTCAGAG
- the LOC113115332 gene encoding SH3 domain-binding glutamic acid-rich-like protein isoform X13, with the protein MVIKVFLASSSGSTAIKKKQQDVVGFLEALKIDYAPLDIASNEDNRMWMRENVPGEKKPTNGIPLPPQIFNEEMYCGDYDTFFEAKEDNTVYEFLGLTPPPGSKEAQQAEKAQKLHNGSGTEEDLDDDTTRKVAEEEEQEEGEEDRED; encoded by the exons ATGGTCATTAAAGTCTTCCTGGCGTCCTCCTCTGGATCGACGGCG ATCAAAAAGAAACAGCAAGATGTTGTCGGGTTTCTTGAGGCCCTTAAAATCGATTACGCGCCGCTTGACATTGCTTCAAACGAGGACAACCGGATGTGGATGAGGGAAAATGTCCCTGGAGAAAAGAAGCCCACCAATGGAATTCCTCTTCCTCCACAGATTTTCAATGAGGAGATGTATTGTGGG GACTATGACACATTCTTTGAAGCCAAAGAGGACAACACAGTTTATGAATTTTTGGGTCTGACACCTCCACCAGGATCTAAG GAGGCACAACAAGCGGAAAAAGCACAAAAGCTTCATAATGGATCTGGCACAGAGGAAGATCTTGATGATGACACAACA agaaaGGTGGCTGAGGAGGAAGAGCAG GAGGAAGGAGAAGAGGACAGG
- the LOC113115332 gene encoding SH3 domain-binding glutamic acid-rich-like protein isoform X14 codes for MVIKVFLASSSGSTAIKKKQQDVVGFLEALKIDYAPLDIASNEDNRMWMRENVPGEKKPTNGIPLPPQIFNEEMYCGDYDTFFEAKEDNTVYEFLGLTPPPGSKRKVAEEEEQEEGEEDRAEDDLVSEEEEELRELEEEEEQASEED; via the exons ATGGTCATTAAAGTCTTCCTGGCGTCCTCCTCTGGATCGACGGCG ATCAAAAAGAAACAGCAAGATGTTGTCGGGTTTCTTGAGGCCCTTAAAATCGATTACGCGCCGCTTGACATTGCTTCAAACGAGGACAACCGGATGTGGATGAGGGAAAATGTCCCTGGAGAAAAGAAGCCCACCAATGGAATTCCTCTTCCTCCACAGATTTTCAATGAGGAGATGTATTGTGGG GACTATGACACATTCTTTGAAGCCAAAGAGGACAACACAGTTTATGAATTTTTGGGTCTGACACCTCCACCAGGATCTAAG agaaaGGTGGCTGAGGAGGAAGAGCAG GAGGAAGGAGAAGAGGACAGG GCAGAAGATGATTTGGTGTCTGAG GAGGAAGAAGAACTCAGAGAGCTTGAG GAGGAAGAGGAACAAGCCTCAGAG
- the LOC113115332 gene encoding SH3 domain-binding glutamic acid-rich-like protein isoform X15, with protein MVIKVFLASSSGSTAIKKKQQDVVGFLEALKIDYAPLDIASNEDNRMWMRENVPGEKKPTNGIPLPPQIFNEEMYCGDYDTFFEAKEDNTVYEFLGLTPPPGSKRKVAEEEEQEEGEEDREEEELRELEEEEEQASEED; from the exons ATGGTCATTAAAGTCTTCCTGGCGTCCTCCTCTGGATCGACGGCG ATCAAAAAGAAACAGCAAGATGTTGTCGGGTTTCTTGAGGCCCTTAAAATCGATTACGCGCCGCTTGACATTGCTTCAAACGAGGACAACCGGATGTGGATGAGGGAAAATGTCCCTGGAGAAAAGAAGCCCACCAATGGAATTCCTCTTCCTCCACAGATTTTCAATGAGGAGATGTATTGTGGG GACTATGACACATTCTTTGAAGCCAAAGAGGACAACACAGTTTATGAATTTTTGGGTCTGACACCTCCACCAGGATCTAAG agaaaGGTGGCTGAGGAGGAAGAGCAG GAGGAAGGAGAAGAGGACAGG GAGGAAGAAGAACTCAGAGAGCTTGAG GAGGAAGAGGAACAAGCCTCAGAG
- the LOC113115332 gene encoding SH3 domain-binding glutamic acid-rich-like protein isoform X16, with product MVIKVFLASSSGSTAIKKKQQDVVGFLEALKIDYAPLDIASNEDNRMWMRENVPGEKKPTNGIPLPPQIFNEEMYCGDYDTFFEAKEDNTVYEFLGLTPPPGSKRKVAEEEEQEEGEEDREEEEQASEED from the exons ATGGTCATTAAAGTCTTCCTGGCGTCCTCCTCTGGATCGACGGCG ATCAAAAAGAAACAGCAAGATGTTGTCGGGTTTCTTGAGGCCCTTAAAATCGATTACGCGCCGCTTGACATTGCTTCAAACGAGGACAACCGGATGTGGATGAGGGAAAATGTCCCTGGAGAAAAGAAGCCCACCAATGGAATTCCTCTTCCTCCACAGATTTTCAATGAGGAGATGTATTGTGGG GACTATGACACATTCTTTGAAGCCAAAGAGGACAACACAGTTTATGAATTTTTGGGTCTGACACCTCCACCAGGATCTAAG agaaaGGTGGCTGAGGAGGAAGAGCAG GAGGAAGGAGAAGAGGACAGG GAGGAAGAGGAACAAGCCTCAGAG
- the LOC113115332 gene encoding SH3 domain-binding glutamic acid-rich-like protein isoform X1 yields the protein MVIKVFLASSSGSTAIKKKQQDVVGFLEALKIDYAPLDIASNEDNRMWMRENVPGEKKPTNGIPLPPQIFNEEMYCGDYDTFFEAKEDNTVYEFLGLTPPPGSKEAQQAEKAQKLHNGSGTEEDLDDDTTKKDLVEAEQNGDAHTEEDSGEKAETDAQEENAEEKEPAEEDEESRKVAEEEEQEEGEEDRVEDNHLVSEAEDDLVSEEEEELRELEEEEEQASEED from the exons ATGGTCATTAAAGTCTTCCTGGCGTCCTCCTCTGGATCGACGGCG ATCAAAAAGAAACAGCAAGATGTTGTCGGGTTTCTTGAGGCCCTTAAAATCGATTACGCGCCGCTTGACATTGCTTCAAACGAGGACAACCGGATGTGGATGAGGGAAAATGTCCCTGGAGAAAAGAAGCCCACCAATGGAATTCCTCTTCCTCCACAGATTTTCAATGAGGAGATGTATTGTGGG GACTATGACACATTCTTTGAAGCCAAAGAGGACAACACAGTTTATGAATTTTTGGGTCTGACACCTCCACCAGGATCTAAG GAGGCACAACAAGCGGAAAAAGCACAAAAGCTTCATAATGGATCTGGCACAGAGGAAGATCTTGATGATGACACAACA AAAAAAGACCTCGTAGAGGCTGAGCAGAATGGAGATGCACACACGGAAGAAGATTCAGGCGAGAAGGCAGAGACAGATGCTCAAGAAGAGAACGCAGAAGAGAAGGAACCAGCAGAAGAAGACGAAGAGAGT agaaaGGTGGCTGAGGAGGAAGAGCAG GAGGAAGGAGAAGAGGACAGG GTTGAGGACAATCATCTGGTCTCAGAG GCAGAAGATGATTTGGTGTCTGAG GAGGAAGAAGAACTCAGAGAGCTTGAG GAGGAAGAGGAACAAGCCTCAGAG
- the LOC113115332 gene encoding SH3 domain-binding glutamic acid-rich-like protein isoform X12 yields the protein MVIKVFLASSSGSTAIKKKQQDVVGFLEALKIDYAPLDIASNEDNRMWMRENVPGEKKPTNGIPLPPQIFNEEMYCGDYDTFFEAKEDNTVYEFLGLTPPPGSKEAQQAEKAQKLHNGSGTEEDLDDDTTRKVAEEEEQEEGEEDRVEDNHLVSEEEEEQASEED from the exons ATGGTCATTAAAGTCTTCCTGGCGTCCTCCTCTGGATCGACGGCG ATCAAAAAGAAACAGCAAGATGTTGTCGGGTTTCTTGAGGCCCTTAAAATCGATTACGCGCCGCTTGACATTGCTTCAAACGAGGACAACCGGATGTGGATGAGGGAAAATGTCCCTGGAGAAAAGAAGCCCACCAATGGAATTCCTCTTCCTCCACAGATTTTCAATGAGGAGATGTATTGTGGG GACTATGACACATTCTTTGAAGCCAAAGAGGACAACACAGTTTATGAATTTTTGGGTCTGACACCTCCACCAGGATCTAAG GAGGCACAACAAGCGGAAAAAGCACAAAAGCTTCATAATGGATCTGGCACAGAGGAAGATCTTGATGATGACACAACA agaaaGGTGGCTGAGGAGGAAGAGCAG GAGGAAGGAGAAGAGGACAGG GTTGAGGACAATCATCTGGTCTCAGAG GAGGAAGAGGAACAAGCCTCAGAG
- the LOC113115332 gene encoding SH3 domain-binding glutamic acid-rich protein-like isoform X17 produces MVIKVFLASSSGSTAIKKKQQDVVGFLEALKIDYAPLDIASNEDNRMWMRENVPGEKKPTNGIPLPPQIFNEEMYCGDYDTFFEAKEDNTVYEFLGLTPPPGSKRKVAEEEEQEEGEEDRED; encoded by the exons ATGGTCATTAAAGTCTTCCTGGCGTCCTCCTCTGGATCGACGGCG ATCAAAAAGAAACAGCAAGATGTTGTCGGGTTTCTTGAGGCCCTTAAAATCGATTACGCGCCGCTTGACATTGCTTCAAACGAGGACAACCGGATGTGGATGAGGGAAAATGTCCCTGGAGAAAAGAAGCCCACCAATGGAATTCCTCTTCCTCCACAGATTTTCAATGAGGAGATGTATTGTGGG GACTATGACACATTCTTTGAAGCCAAAGAGGACAACACAGTTTATGAATTTTTGGGTCTGACACCTCCACCAGGATCTAAG agaaaGGTGGCTGAGGAGGAAGAGCAG GAGGAAGGAGAAGAGGACAGG
- the LOC113115332 gene encoding SH3 domain-binding glutamic acid-rich-like protein isoform X2 gives MVIKVFLASSSGSTAIKKKQQDVVGFLEALKIDYAPLDIASNEDNRMWMRENVPGEKKPTNGIPLPPQIFNEEMYCGDYDTFFEAKEDNTVYEFLGLTPPPGSKEAQQAEKAQKLHNGSGTEEDLDDDTTKKDLVEAEQNGDAHTEEDSGEKAETDAQEENAEEKEPAEEDEESRKVAEEEEQEEGEEDRAEDDLVSEEEEELRELEEEEEQASEED, from the exons ATGGTCATTAAAGTCTTCCTGGCGTCCTCCTCTGGATCGACGGCG ATCAAAAAGAAACAGCAAGATGTTGTCGGGTTTCTTGAGGCCCTTAAAATCGATTACGCGCCGCTTGACATTGCTTCAAACGAGGACAACCGGATGTGGATGAGGGAAAATGTCCCTGGAGAAAAGAAGCCCACCAATGGAATTCCTCTTCCTCCACAGATTTTCAATGAGGAGATGTATTGTGGG GACTATGACACATTCTTTGAAGCCAAAGAGGACAACACAGTTTATGAATTTTTGGGTCTGACACCTCCACCAGGATCTAAG GAGGCACAACAAGCGGAAAAAGCACAAAAGCTTCATAATGGATCTGGCACAGAGGAAGATCTTGATGATGACACAACA AAAAAAGACCTCGTAGAGGCTGAGCAGAATGGAGATGCACACACGGAAGAAGATTCAGGCGAGAAGGCAGAGACAGATGCTCAAGAAGAGAACGCAGAAGAGAAGGAACCAGCAGAAGAAGACGAAGAGAGT agaaaGGTGGCTGAGGAGGAAGAGCAG GAGGAAGGAGAAGAGGACAGG GCAGAAGATGATTTGGTGTCTGAG GAGGAAGAAGAACTCAGAGAGCTTGAG GAGGAAGAGGAACAAGCCTCAGAG
- the LOC113115332 gene encoding SH3 domain-binding glutamic acid-rich-like protein isoform X10 produces MVIKVFLASSSGSTAIKKKQQDVVGFLEALKIDYAPLDIASNEDNRMWMRENVPGEKKPTNGIPLPPQIFNEEMYCGDYDTFFEAKEDNTVYEFLGLTPPPGSKEAQQAEKAQKLHNGSGTEEDLDDDTTRKVAEEEEQEEGEEDRAEDDLVSEEEEELRELEEEEEQASEED; encoded by the exons ATGGTCATTAAAGTCTTCCTGGCGTCCTCCTCTGGATCGACGGCG ATCAAAAAGAAACAGCAAGATGTTGTCGGGTTTCTTGAGGCCCTTAAAATCGATTACGCGCCGCTTGACATTGCTTCAAACGAGGACAACCGGATGTGGATGAGGGAAAATGTCCCTGGAGAAAAGAAGCCCACCAATGGAATTCCTCTTCCTCCACAGATTTTCAATGAGGAGATGTATTGTGGG GACTATGACACATTCTTTGAAGCCAAAGAGGACAACACAGTTTATGAATTTTTGGGTCTGACACCTCCACCAGGATCTAAG GAGGCACAACAAGCGGAAAAAGCACAAAAGCTTCATAATGGATCTGGCACAGAGGAAGATCTTGATGATGACACAACA agaaaGGTGGCTGAGGAGGAAGAGCAG GAGGAAGGAGAAGAGGACAGG GCAGAAGATGATTTGGTGTCTGAG GAGGAAGAAGAACTCAGAGAGCTTGAG GAGGAAGAGGAACAAGCCTCAGAG
- the LOC113115332 gene encoding SH3 domain-binding glutamic acid-rich-like protein isoform X3 codes for MVIKVFLASSSGSTAIKKKQQDVVGFLEALKIDYAPLDIASNEDNRMWMRENVPGEKKPTNGIPLPPQIFNEEMYCGDYDTFFEAKEDNTVYEFLGLTPPPGSKEAQQAEKAQKLHNGSGTEEDLDDDTTKKDLVEAEQNGDAHTEEDSGEKAETDAQEENAEEKEPAEEDEESRKVAEEEEQEEGEEDRVEDNHLVSEAEDDLVSEEEEEQASEED; via the exons ATGGTCATTAAAGTCTTCCTGGCGTCCTCCTCTGGATCGACGGCG ATCAAAAAGAAACAGCAAGATGTTGTCGGGTTTCTTGAGGCCCTTAAAATCGATTACGCGCCGCTTGACATTGCTTCAAACGAGGACAACCGGATGTGGATGAGGGAAAATGTCCCTGGAGAAAAGAAGCCCACCAATGGAATTCCTCTTCCTCCACAGATTTTCAATGAGGAGATGTATTGTGGG GACTATGACACATTCTTTGAAGCCAAAGAGGACAACACAGTTTATGAATTTTTGGGTCTGACACCTCCACCAGGATCTAAG GAGGCACAACAAGCGGAAAAAGCACAAAAGCTTCATAATGGATCTGGCACAGAGGAAGATCTTGATGATGACACAACA AAAAAAGACCTCGTAGAGGCTGAGCAGAATGGAGATGCACACACGGAAGAAGATTCAGGCGAGAAGGCAGAGACAGATGCTCAAGAAGAGAACGCAGAAGAGAAGGAACCAGCAGAAGAAGACGAAGAGAGT agaaaGGTGGCTGAGGAGGAAGAGCAG GAGGAAGGAGAAGAGGACAGG GTTGAGGACAATCATCTGGTCTCAGAG GCAGAAGATGATTTGGTGTCTGAG GAGGAAGAGGAACAAGCCTCAGAG
- the LOC113115332 gene encoding SH3 domain-binding glutamic acid-rich-like protein isoform X5, protein MVIKVFLASSSGSTAIKKKQQDVVGFLEALKIDYAPLDIASNEDNRMWMRENVPGEKKPTNGIPLPPQIFNEEMYCGDYDTFFEAKEDNTVYEFLGLTPPPGSKEAQQAEKAQKLHNGSGTEEDLDDDTTKKDLVEAEQNGDAHTEEDSGEKAETDAQEENAEEKEPAEEDEESRKVAEEEEQEEGEEDRVEDNHLVSEEEEEQASEED, encoded by the exons ATGGTCATTAAAGTCTTCCTGGCGTCCTCCTCTGGATCGACGGCG ATCAAAAAGAAACAGCAAGATGTTGTCGGGTTTCTTGAGGCCCTTAAAATCGATTACGCGCCGCTTGACATTGCTTCAAACGAGGACAACCGGATGTGGATGAGGGAAAATGTCCCTGGAGAAAAGAAGCCCACCAATGGAATTCCTCTTCCTCCACAGATTTTCAATGAGGAGATGTATTGTGGG GACTATGACACATTCTTTGAAGCCAAAGAGGACAACACAGTTTATGAATTTTTGGGTCTGACACCTCCACCAGGATCTAAG GAGGCACAACAAGCGGAAAAAGCACAAAAGCTTCATAATGGATCTGGCACAGAGGAAGATCTTGATGATGACACAACA AAAAAAGACCTCGTAGAGGCTGAGCAGAATGGAGATGCACACACGGAAGAAGATTCAGGCGAGAAGGCAGAGACAGATGCTCAAGAAGAGAACGCAGAAGAGAAGGAACCAGCAGAAGAAGACGAAGAGAGT agaaaGGTGGCTGAGGAGGAAGAGCAG GAGGAAGGAGAAGAGGACAGG GTTGAGGACAATCATCTGGTCTCAGAG GAGGAAGAGGAACAAGCCTCAGAG